From the Flavobacterium gyeonganense genome, the window AGAGTTGTACTTTGTGTGCTTATTAATCCGGTTCCTTCCATACCGGTTCCTTTCCAGTTTGCGTTAGCTTTTCTTGTAAATTTCATTTTGTAGTTATTAAAGTTAATAATTATATATTTAAATTGCCAAATGATGACTTTTTCAAATATAGTCAATATTTTACAGATTAGTTTTATTAATTTGTTTCTGGAAAGTAAATTAATTAAAAAAGGTGTAATGAAAAATTTCTCATTACACCTTTTTTATGATTAAATTTTTAAAAAAAACTATTCCTGATTTAGGTTTCGTAACTGTTTAAGTTTATCTTTCCATAGCTCAAGACTTTCTTTATGGATAGCAATGTTTTTGCGAACTTCAAGAACAATCGAGTTTTCTTTTTTTGCATTTTTAGTATTCGTAAAGAACTGTATGTTATTTTCTAATTGGAATATTTCATTCTGTACTTCTTCAATTTTACGCATTATAAAAATCTTTTCATTATCCAATTTTCGCGTATCATTGCTTTCAGATAAAGAATCAATCCTGTTTGAAAAACGCATCATTTCAGTATCCTTCTTGCTTAAGCTTAGTTTTTCAAAAAGAGCATCTAAGATCTTATTGAATTTACCCTCAATGTGGCGTCTTGAAAAAGGAACTTTTCCGAATCCTTTCCAGGTTTCAATATGTAATTTAATAGCATCTAAATCTGTTTTGTGATCGCCAGTAAGTTCAAATGTTCTTAAAGTATCCAGATATGCTTTTTTATTGTCGAATGCAGCAACTTCTTCTTCGTTTTCTTCAGACTTGTGTTCTTTTAATTTGTCAAAATAATGATTGCAGGCGTCTTTAAATTCTTTCCAGATTTTGTCTGAATATTTTTTAGGAACATGACCAATTTGTTTCCACTCTTCCTGAATTTGTTTCATGATTGGAGTAGTAGCGTTAAAGTCAGTACTTTCCTGTAATTCTTTTGCTTTTGCAACCAATGCCATTTTTTTATTTAAATTGTCGTTTTGATCTTTTTTGATGTCTTTATAAAAAGAGTTTTTAAAAGAATTAAAATTTCTAACGGCAGTTTTAAATGCAGCCCAGGTTTGTTCGTTTACGTCACTTGGTACTTTTCCGGCAGCAAAAAATTCATTTCTAAGTGCTTCAACTTTTTGTATTTGTACCAGCCATTGCGAATGGGAACCTACTTTTTCAGTGGCCAAAGTTTCAATTGTAGCAATGATTTGTTTTTTAATTTCAAGATTTTTTTGCTCGTTTTCTCTTTGGTTTTCGAACAAAAGTTCCCTTTTGTCGTGTATTTTTTTAGTTAGTTCACTAAATTTATTCCAAATCGTATCACGATGTTCTTTCGATACAGGACCAATATCTTCTTTCCAGATTCTGTGTAAATCCTGTAATTCACGAAATGCCTTATTAATGTCAGGCTCGCTCACTAATTCTTCAACACGGGTAATTATCTTTTGTTTTTGTTCAAGATTGTATTTGAAATCAAGGTCTCTTGCTTCGCGGTCTAGATGAAGATAATCATAAAAATTCTCAACATGAAAATGATAATTGTTCCAGACGTGATTGTATTTGTCTTTTGGAATAGGTCCGGCGTTTTTCCATCTCTCTCTTAATTCATTAAAATGTTTGAGAGTGTCTTTGATGTTTTCCTGTGGATTTATAAGTTCTTTTAGTTCCTCTACTATAGCAAGTCGGATTTCTAAATTTGATTTTAAATTACTTTGTAAATTTTTAAAGTGTGCATTTCTTTTTTCTCGAAATATGTTATAATATTCGTCGAACTTCGATTTTAAAGGAGAATGATATTGGAATTCTTCATTAGGATCTTGGTTTGATGCATTGAATTCTTCTTTTTTTTCTTCTATAAAGTGATTGAATTGAAGTAAAAATGATTTTTTAATTTCTTCTATATGGTCTTTTACAGACATCACTCTGTCTGTGTTTACAAGTTTTTTTAATTCATCAACAAGTTTGTCTAACGAAAAAGTATCATAATCCTCCATAGGAATATCATGACGTTCCTTTAGTGTCTCGTCTTCGCTTTCTTCAGCATTAGAATTTGTTATAGCATCTAATACTTCCTGATGATTTGTTTCTTCAGCCTGAATATTTTCTGGAGCTGTAATTTCCTTTTCTGTAGTTGCTTTAGAAATTGATGTTTCTGTTGCATCATTTTGTGAAGAATCATTCAGGTTGATTTCTGATTTTCCATCTGCTTCCTGCAGGTTATCATTCTTTTCTTCTAACATTTTTAAATGTATAAGGTTTATATTTTAAACATTGCGAAAGATAGTAAAGGTGTTTCTAAATACAAAATAAATCGTTTGTTTATGTGTTTTTCGATTTAAAAATCTTATCTTTTTTAGCGTAAAAACCGATTAAATCTAATGTGTTTAATTGTTTTAGTAAAATTTTTAGACTGGGTCCTGTAAATTTACAGAATAAAAAAGGCTACATTTTAAGTGTAGCCAAACTTATAAATTGTTTTGAAAGTTATTTATTCCAGATTTTCCATGCTTTTTCTGCCTGAAAAATAAGCATATCATGACCATTTTTTATTACTGCTCCTCTTTCTTTGGCATTCTTTAAGAACTGAGTTTCAGCAGGATTATAAATCAAATCATAAGCGATATGTTTATCTGTAAAAAACTCATAGGGAAGGTCGGGGCAAGCCTCAATATTTGGACTTGTTCCAACAGGAGTACAATTAATTATGATTTGATAATTGTCAAAAGTTGTTGCATTAATTAAATTGTAATCAATGATATTCTCTTTTGCTTCTCTTGAAACAAAAGTATATGGGATGTCAAGTTCATCAAGTGCAAATGCTACTCCTTTTGATGCACCACCAGTACCCAGAATGAGTGCCTTTTTGTGATGTGGTTCAAGTAATGGCTTTAATGATTTTTTGAAGCCATAATAATCAGTATTATATCCTTTTAATTTTCCGTTTTTTGTAAATTTTATAGTGTTTACTGCACCAATCAAAGTTGCTTTTTTGGAAAGCTTGTCCAGATAAGGAATGATCTGTTCTTTGTATGGAATCGTAACATTTAGGCCTTTTAAGTCTGGATTGTTTTTAAGTAAGCCTGTGAAATGACTAATTTCAGAAATATCAAAATTTTCGTAGCTGTTGCCTGCGAAAATTTCGTCATTAAATTTTTCTGTAAAATATCCTTTTGAAAAGGAGTAGCTAATATTACGGCCTAATAAGCCAAAGCGTCTTCTTAAAATATCAATCATTATTCTTTTCTATGTTTCTCAATATAATTTTTCACCATTTTTTTTGACCAGACAACAGGGAAAAGATCTTCAATCAAAATGTAGTTATCAAAGTTTAAACGCAAACCATTGCTTAAATGAAACTTCGCCTTTGTATTGTCCTGAATCATAAAATACAATCCGGCCAAGCGGTATTCTATTTCGTTTTCTTCCGGAAAATATTCAGAGGCTTGCAGTAATGTTTGTATGGCGCTCTCAAATTCACCTAAAAACTGAAGAATATCTACCCAAAATAACCATGTATCCAATGCATAATCTCCAAATTCTACTGCTTTTCTATAGCCAAATTCAGCTTCTTCAAAAAAGTTCATTTGTTTGTTTATAGTAGCATAACGTTTCCAGTATAAACGATTTTGATTATCTATAGCCAATGCTTTATTGACAAAAAATAATGCTTTCTGAAAATTTTTCTGGCGCACATAAAAATCAGTAATAGCAATCCATCCTTTGTCCAGAAGAGGGTCTTCGTGAACTGTTTGGTTGTAATATTTTAATGCAAGGACATTATTTCCCAGCTTTTCGTAGCATTTACCAATTCGCAATAAGGCATAAGAGGTTGCATCATCTAATTCGATGGTTCGGTTGTAGCTTTCTATTGCCTGTGCATATTTTTTAAGACGTTCGTATGCTTTTGCTTTTTCCATGAATGCTCCCAGAAATTCTTCATCAATCAGCGTTGCATAATCGAAAGCACGAATCGCATTTTCGTATTCTTTTATCCCGTAATGCAATCGTCCAACCTGATGCCAGGCGATTTCGCTATATGGGTTTTTGTTGATATATTCATTAAGATAAGCAATAGCTTCCTGATTCTGGTCTAAAAATTCAAAACAGTAAACTACGTTATAAAGTGCCGACTGGTCTTCTATGTCCTCTTCAAGACATTTGATGAAACTGTCTTTTGCCATCTCAAGATTATCCATAAAAAGATATTCCATTCCCATTAAGTTATAAACGTCAGCAAAATCATCTGTATATTGCAGGGCAATTTTAAGCAATTCTACTGCTTTTTCGTGCTGGTCTCTTTTCGAACAAATATTGGCTTTCTGGATGTAAATTTCTTCGTTGTTAGGTTCAATTGCATACAACTCGTTCAAAAGCTTTTCAGCCATGTCAAGTTTGTCATCATAAACCAGCATTTCTACTTGTACTAATTTTAAGCCTGTAGATTTTGGATGTTGGTCTAATGCAAGTTTTAAGGCTTTTTTTGCTAAATTAGCCTTACCTATATCTAAATAATGAAGAATAATTTCTTCAAATTCTTCAGAATCAAAAAAGAGTACTTTGTTGGTTTTTAACATCGACTCAAATTTGGATAGGGATAGGTTATAATCTTCTTCTTCGTTGCTTAATTGCATACTTTTTGTTTTTGAAATTAGCCTGTTATAAATTTAGGCAACCATATTATTTTGTGAGGAAAGGAAATTTATTGTTTTGAACAATTTAATTAACAATATGGACAGAATATATGTTCTGTTTTTATTTTTAATCTTTGATTTATAAAAGATTAATGTGTTTATTATTCTGAAGTTTTTTTTTAACGGGAAGCCTTAGCCCAGATAGAAGTGGAAATCCTTTTTTGAAGCATTTTTAGCTTCAAAAAAGATTGCAACGTATAGCTGGAAATAGCTCCTAATTAAGCTCTTCGTTATTATTCAAAATTTCATCCATAACTTCGAGAATTATGGCACATCCTTCTTTTATTTCTTCTTCAGAAATGGTTAATGGCGGTGTTATTCTAATGGCGCATCCTTCAAATAATAGCCAGAATAAAATGAGTCCCTTGGCCTGACAGTTTAAAATGACCTGATTCGTTATTTCGGCACTTTTGGTCATGGCGGCAAGCATTAATCCTTTTCCTCTAATTTCTGTTATCAAAGGATGTACCAAAAGTGATCTGAATAGTTTTTCCTTTTCTAAAGTTTTCTGCATCAGATTAGTCTCAGTTAATTCCTTCAAAGTTGCTAAGCAGGCTGACGCAATGACAGGATGACCTCCAAAAGTTGTAATATGCCCTAATTTTGGATTCTCGGTTAAAAGATCCATTTTTTCTGCTGATGCTGTAAAAGCACCTACCGGCATTCCGCCACCCATTCCTTTTCCCATAACTACAATATCCGGAACGACATCATAATTTTGGAAACCGAACAATTTTCCGGTGCGGCCAAAACCAGGCTGAATTTCATCTACAATCATCATAGCACCAACTTCGTCACAGCGTTTGCGTACTTTTTGCAGAAAGTTGTCTTTTGGTTCAATAAAACCAGCTCCTCCCTGAATTGTTTCAAGTAAGATTGCGGCTGTTCGTGTGGTTATTTTTTGTAAATCTTGTTCGTTGTTGAAAGTTATAAAATCAACATCAGGAAGCAAAGGACGAAAGGCTTGTTTGCGTTCTTCGAATCCCATAACACTCATAGATCCCATGGTGTTTCCGTGGTAGGCATTGTGACATGAAATAAGCTGACTGCGGCCTGTTGTTCGTTTAGCCAGTTTAAGCGCTCCTTCGATTGCTTCAGTACCAGAGTTCACTAAATAGGTTTTGTTTAATGATTCCGGCAGGAGTGAAGCCATTAATTTGCAATATTCAACAGCCGGACTTTGAGAATATTCACCATAAACCATTACATGCGAATATTTGTCTAACTGATCTTTTATAGCCTGATTGACCCTTGGATGCTGATGTCCAAGTGTACAGGCTGAAACACCGGCAACAAAATCTAAATATTTTTTATTACCTGTATCGTAAATATAGGAGCCTATTGCATGTGAAACTTCCATTCCGAGTGGATATGGAGAAGTCTGTGCCTGATATTTTATAAAATCTGGATTCATTTTTTGAGAACTAAGATTTTGATGTTTTGATTCTTTCGGTTTGCTTAAAACCTGCTTTTTACTAAAAATTATTTTTTAGCTTTTTTGTTAGTTCCTTTACTGGCTTTAGCAGCAGGTTTCTTTTTGTCGTAATTTAGTGTTTCCTTTCTGATTTTCATAGGAACATTTGGTTTGGCATCTTCTGCTTTACCTTCTTTGACTAATTTATCGTTGAGTTCGTTTTCTTCAGGAGGAAAAATATCATCCTTTGATTTTATCCTTTCGTCTCCACGCCAGACAAAACCTTTTAATTTTCGGTCATTTTCCGCCAACTCATCTTCTGGATAGCTATCACTTTGAACATTCTTAAAAAGAGTTATGTTTTCAACTCTGTTATTCTCTATAATAAGATTGATTCTGCTGCTTACACTTTTGTCAATTCCCACAAGTTCGTTTGCTGAATTTCTTGCGTAATATATTGCTTCGGTGTTTTTTATTATATCGACATCATGTAGCTTTCCATCTCTGAATTTTCCAATGAGGTTCATACCCTTGACCTGGTTGTAACCTGTTCCAAGTGTATCTTTAGAGATTAGAAAAGTATTATTGAACACTTTAAGCGAGTCTATTTTTCGGGTTTTATTATCTCCAATTAAGTGCATGAGGTCCCCTGTGATCTGGCTCTCAGCATTCCATAAAATGGGTTTCCCTATTAGTTTCGTGAGGGCAGTTTTACTGTTTGAATGAAGTGAGTCGCATTTTCCGCTCATATCTATTTTGAAAAAGCGAACATTATTAAAAGCTCTGATAATTCTTTCGCCTTCTTTTCCGGTGACCATTAATTTTTTGCCATGAATATAGACTGAATCATTTTCGACCAGATTTATGGCAACCGCTCTTTTAGTTACAAACATTGAATCTTTTAGTTTGTATAATTCGGCGTAATGACCTTTTACGATTCCCTTGTTTATAGAATCTGTAATTTTTACATTTCGTGTTGCTGATGCAAATTCGGTATTACGATTGTAGTATAAACTGTCGCCCTCTATTCGCCGGTCGTCATATTTAATATATGATTTTCGCAGGAAATGGGCGAGGTTTTTCTTTGTGTCGTAAAAACCATTTTCAGTATAGATATAATTTGTTTTACTTGTGATGGTTGATGGTCCAAATAAGTAAGAGTGCCCTGAGTTACTATAGTAATCTAAGTGATTAGATTTCATAACATATTTAGGGTTTGTAAGTACTACTTCTGTTAAAAACTGAAATTTTTTCTGTGTCACGTAATACCTTCCGGATTTACTTACCAGGGTATTATCTTTATTTACAATTGTGCCTTTAGTATTGTAAAAAACTTCCTGAACATTTCTGTCAAAATTGATGGTATCGGTTTGCAATGTTGCATCAGGAGAAGTCATAACAGCGTTTCCGGTTGCGAAAGCCTTTTTTACGTTACCACTGTATTCAGCATATTTACTATTTAAGAATAATGTATCGCCTTGTACAAGTTGCACATTACCAAAGGCTTTGATGTAATTTTCTTTTTGAAAGAAATAGGCTTTATTGCAAGTAAGGACTACGCCATCATGATTTATTTTTACATTTCCGGTAAGCAAAAGTGCTCCCGGAATTTCTGCTTCGTTTACGTCTGAAAAATCTGAATTTTCAACTATTATTTTTTTAGGAGCCTGAGCTTGTGTATCCTGAGCAATTCCTATAACCAAACAAAAGGATATGAAAAAGAGTAATTTCTTCAATTGATTTAATTTTTTTCAAATTTATGAAAAAGGTAGCAACCTAAGTCGATATTAAGATTTATTTATAATGGTGAATCAATGCAATTGGTAAAAAATCGAAAGGCAGAGGTGTAACTCTGCCTTTGAAATGTGTCTTTAAAAAGAAGAACTTAAATCTTGTTTTTTAATGCTGTAGCATCAATATCGCTGTGTGAAACATTGTAAACAGCTTTTCCATTTTTGATTAAAATCAATTGTGGTGATTCATGATATACGCCAAATTTGCTGGCAATTTCATTAGAAATATCTCTGTGTGCAATCAAATCTAAAAAATAAGCATCAACAATATTTTCAAGATCATATTCTCTTTCAAATTGTTTTAAAGCCATTCGGCTGATGCTGCATCTTGTGCTGTGTTTGAAAATCACGACTGGTTTTTCATGTGATATTGCTTCTACTTCCTGTAATTGAAGAATATTGGTTAATTCTGTCCAGTTTACTTTACTTTTTGAAGCTTCTGAGTTCTCTGAACTTCCGAAGATTGAATTGAAAAAACTCATATTTGGCTTGTTTTATGACTTTTTGACATTGTAAAATAGCTTAAAAACTGTTTTTAATGTCGTTTTGTCTGTTTTTTTACTGTGGAATATAATTTGTCTATTGGAATACAAAGTTAAATTATTTGAGTTAAAAATGGGACTCAATAAATGCTAACTTTAATCTTATTAAAACAACAAAGAACAATATCAATCACAAATCGAAAAAAAATGAATATAAATAAATTTACTATTAAATCGCAGGAAGCCATTCAGTTGTCGCAGCAATTAGCGCAGCGAAATGGACAGCAGCAAATTGAAAACGAGCATATTTTTAAAGCCATTTTTGAAGTTGACGAAAACGTGGCACCATTTATTCTTAAAAAATTAAACGTAAATGTGCCATTGTTTCTACAGCTTCTAGATGCAACCATTCAGAGTTTTCCAAAAGTTTCCGGAGGTGAAATAATGCTTTCAAGGGATGCAAATAAAGCTTTGAATGAAGCTGAAATTATTGCGCAAAAAATGAACGACGAATACGTTTCAATCGAACATTTAATTTTAGCCATTTTTGACTCAAAAAGTAAAGTTTCTCAAATTTTAAAAGATCAGGGCGTTACCGGAAAAGGTCTTAAAGCGGCAATTGAAGAATTACGTAAAGGGGAAAGAGTGACATCGGCTTCAGCTGAAGAAACCTATAATTCTCTTAATAAATACGCTAAAAACCTAAATGAATTAGCGCGTACGGGAAAATTAGACCCAGTTATTGGCCGTGATGAAGAAATTCGTCGTGTGTTGCAAATCTTAACTCGCAGAACCAAAAATAATCCAATGCTTATTGGTGAACCTGGGGTTGGTAAGACGGCTATCGCAGAAGGTTTAGCGCATAGAATTGTGGATGGAGACGTTCCGGAAAATCTAAAAGAAAAAATCGTTTTTTCATTAGATATGGGAGCTTTGATTGCCGGAGCAAAATACAAAGGAGAATTTGAGGAACGTTTAAAATCGGTTGTTAAAGAAGTTACGGCTGCAGAAGGAGATATCGTATTATTTATTGACGAAATTCACACGCTTGTAGGTGCAGGTGGAGGAGAAGGCGCAATGGATGCGGCTAATATCCTGAAACCAGCTTTGGCTCGTGGAGAATTAAGAGCGATTGGTGCTACAACCTTAGATGAATATCAAAAGTATTTTGAAAAAGATAAAGCGCTTGAAAGACGTTTCCAAAAGGTTTTAATCGATGAACCAGATACAGAAAGTGCTATTTCGATTCTTCGTGGAATCAAAGAGAAATATGAAACGCATCATAAAGTCCAGATTAAAGACGAAGCGATTATTGCTGCGGTTGAGCTTTCACAAAGATATATTACGAATCGTTTTTTACCAGATAAAGCAATTGACTTAATGGACGAAGCTGCTTCTAAACTACGCATGGAAATCAATTCAAAACCAGAAGAGTTAGATGTTTTGGATCGTAAAATAATGCAGCTTGAAATTGAGATCGAAGCGATTAAACGTGAAAAAGAAGAAAGCAAACTTAAGATTTTAGGTATGGAATTGGCCAACCTGAAAGAAGAACGAAATGAAATCTATGCAAAATGGAAGCAAGAAAAAGATATCGTTGACGGAATTCAGGCTGTAAAGCATGAAATCGAAGACTTTAAATATGAAGCAGAACGTGCAGAACGTGACGGAGATTACGGAAAAGTAGCGGAGATTCGTTACGGAAAAATAAAAGAAGCACAGGAGCGTCAGGAAAATTTGCAGAAACAATTGCAGGAATTTCAATCAGGAAATTCTTTAATCAAAGAAGAAGTAACCAGAGAAGATATTGCAGAAGTTGTAGCAAAATGGACTGGAATTCCGGTAATGAAAATGCTTCAGACAGAAAGAGAAAAACTATTGCACTTAGAAGATGAATTGCACAAACGTGTAGTAGGTCAGGAAGAAGCTATAGAGGCAGTGAGTGATGCCGTTCGAAGAAGCCGTGCCGGTTTACAGGATATGAAAAAACCAGTTGGGACATTCTTATTCTTAGGAACAACGGGAGTTGGTAAAACAGAATTAGCAAAAGCTTTGGCAGAATATCTTTTTGATGACGAAAATGCGATGACTCGTATCGATATGAGTGAGTATCAGGAACGCCACAGTGTGAGCCGTTTAGTGGGTGCGCCTCCAGGATATGTAGGTTACGATGAAGGTGGGCAATTGACAGAAGCGGTTCGCAGAAAACCTTATTCTGTAGTTTTGCTTGATGAGATTGAAAAAGCACATCCTGATACTTTTAATATTTTACTGCAAGTTCTAGATGAAGGACGTTTAACAGACAATAAAGGACGTTTAGCCGATTTCAAAAACACTATTATCATCATGACCTCTAATATGGGAAGCCAGATTATTCAGGAAAAATTCGAAAACCTAAAAGGCGGAGTGGAAGCAGCCACAGAGGCGGCGAAAAATGAAGTTTTAGGATTATTGAAACAAACAGTTCGTCCAGAGTTTATCAACCGTATTGACGAAATAGTCATGTTTACACCACTTACAGTAGATAATATATCAAGAATTGTAAGTTTACAATTGAAAGGGGTTACCAAAATGTTGGCACAACAAGGTATTACAATGGATGCAACTCCGGAAGCAATTGCTTATTTGTCAGACAAAGGATATGATCCTCAATTTGGAGCAAGACCTGTAAAACGTGTAGTGCAGAGAGAAGTTTTAAACCAGTTATCGAAAGAAATTCTGGCTGGAAATATTACAACGGAAAGTATTATTTTGATCGATGCTTTTGATGGTAAGCTGGTTTTTAGAAATCAGACACAACCAGTAGTGTAATCAGGTATAAATGTAGAAATAAATAGATAATATTATAATTACACCGGCACAAATGCTGGTGTTTTTTTTGGGGTAATCCGTGAATAATGAAAGATTATTAAAAAGTATTATAAAATAATAGACACTATTAATTGTCAAATTTACATTAATATTAAAAATTAGATTATTATGAACAATATATTTAGAGGATTGCTAGCCGGTTATGGGGCAAAAAAATTAGGAGGAGGGTGTTTCGGTACCATAATCGTTTTTATAATTCTTTGGTTTTTGTTGGGTCAGTGCAGTTAAAATTAAATTCCGAATTCTTTAAAATGATTTAGGATAAAAGTAGTAGATTCGCGCCACTAACATTAAAAAAAGCAAAATATAATGGCATCAGGTTTTTTCGTACTATTAGACGATATAGCAGCAATTATGGACGATGTTGCTGTAATGAGTAAGGTTGCAGCAAAGAAAACAGCAGGGATTTTAGGGGATGATTTAGCGGTAAATGCCGAGAAAGCTTCAGGGTTTGCTTCATCCAGAGAGCTTCCGGTACTGTGGGCAATTAGCAAAGGATCTTTACTTAATAAAATAATTATTCTTCCAATAGCGTTTTTATTGAGTGCTTTTATGCCGGATGCTATTATTGTAATTTTAGTTCTGGGTGGATTATTCCTCGCTTACGAAGGAGCCGAAAAAATATATGAATTTGTGTTTCCTCATCCGCATGAAGAGTCAGAAGGAATAACTGAAAAGACTTATTCTGAAGAACAAATTCTTGAGATGGAAAAAGGAAAAGTAAAATCAGCCATTATTACTGATTTTATATTGTCTGTAGAAATTGTAATTATCGCTTTGGGAACCGTAATCGGAAAGCCAATTATTCAGCAAATCATTGTAACGTCAATAATTGCCTTGGTTGCTACTATTGGAGTTTATGGAATTGTAGCTCTTATTGTAAGAATGGATGAAGCTGGATACAAGCTTATTAAGTTTAGTAAAAATGAAAAAAGTATTTCAAAATTTATTGGTAATATACTTGTAAAAGCACTTCCGTTAGTTATTAAAGGTTTAACCGTTGTCGGTACTATTGCTTTACTTTTAGTTGCAGGTGGTATTTTTGTACACTATATTCCATTTTTCCATCATTTATCTGAAGAAATTAAACTTCCTTCTATAGTAAAAGAATTTGTGACTGGTCTTGTTTTAGGCTGTGTTGTTTTGGTAATTGTAAATTTGTTTAAAAAGATTTTCAAAAAGAAACAGTAATTACAATCATATAAAAAAAACACCAGCAAACGCTGGTGTTTTTTTATGAAATT encodes:
- a CDS encoding DUF349 domain-containing protein; translated protein: MLEEKNDNLQEADGKSEINLNDSSQNDATETSISKATTEKEITAPENIQAEETNHQEVLDAITNSNAEESEDETLKERHDIPMEDYDTFSLDKLVDELKKLVNTDRVMSVKDHIEEIKKSFLLQFNHFIEEKKEEFNASNQDPNEEFQYHSPLKSKFDEYYNIFREKRNAHFKNLQSNLKSNLEIRLAIVEELKELINPQENIKDTLKHFNELRERWKNAGPIPKDKYNHVWNNYHFHVENFYDYLHLDREARDLDFKYNLEQKQKIITRVEELVSEPDINKAFRELQDLHRIWKEDIGPVSKEHRDTIWNKFSELTKKIHDKRELLFENQRENEQKNLEIKKQIIATIETLATEKVGSHSQWLVQIQKVEALRNEFFAAGKVPSDVNEQTWAAFKTAVRNFNSFKNSFYKDIKKDQNDNLNKKMALVAKAKELQESTDFNATTPIMKQIQEEWKQIGHVPKKYSDKIWKEFKDACNHYFDKLKEHKSEENEEEVAAFDNKKAYLDTLRTFELTGDHKTDLDAIKLHIETWKGFGKVPFSRRHIEGKFNKILDALFEKLSLSKKDTEMMRFSNRIDSLSESNDTRKLDNEKIFIMRKIEEVQNEIFQLENNIQFFTNTKNAKKENSIVLEVRKNIAIHKESLELWKDKLKQLRNLNQE
- a CDS encoding shikimate dehydrogenase family protein, which encodes MIDILRRRFGLLGRNISYSFSKGYFTEKFNDEIFAGNSYENFDISEISHFTGLLKNNPDLKGLNVTIPYKEQIIPYLDKLSKKATLIGAVNTIKFTKNGKLKGYNTDYYGFKKSLKPLLEPHHKKALILGTGGASKGVAFALDELDIPYTFVSREAKENIIDYNLINATTFDNYQIIINCTPVGTSPNIEACPDLPYEFFTDKHIAYDLIYNPAETQFLKNAKERGAVIKNGHDMLIFQAEKAWKIWNK
- a CDS encoding tetratricopeptide repeat protein yields the protein MQLSNEEEDYNLSLSKFESMLKTNKVLFFDSEEFEEIILHYLDIGKANLAKKALKLALDQHPKSTGLKLVQVEMLVYDDKLDMAEKLLNELYAIEPNNEEIYIQKANICSKRDQHEKAVELLKIALQYTDDFADVYNLMGMEYLFMDNLEMAKDSFIKCLEEDIEDQSALYNVVYCFEFLDQNQEAIAYLNEYINKNPYSEIAWHQVGRLHYGIKEYENAIRAFDYATLIDEEFLGAFMEKAKAYERLKKYAQAIESYNRTIELDDATSYALLRIGKCYEKLGNNVLALKYYNQTVHEDPLLDKGWIAITDFYVRQKNFQKALFFVNKALAIDNQNRLYWKRYATINKQMNFFEEAEFGYRKAVEFGDYALDTWLFWVDILQFLGEFESAIQTLLQASEYFPEENEIEYRLAGLYFMIQDNTKAKFHLSNGLRLNFDNYILIEDLFPVVWSKKMVKNYIEKHRKE
- a CDS encoding aspartate aminotransferase family protein, which encodes MNPDFIKYQAQTSPYPLGMEVSHAIGSYIYDTGNKKYLDFVAGVSACTLGHQHPRVNQAIKDQLDKYSHVMVYGEYSQSPAVEYCKLMASLLPESLNKTYLVNSGTEAIEGALKLAKRTTGRSQLISCHNAYHGNTMGSMSVMGFEERKQAFRPLLPDVDFITFNNEQDLQKITTRTAAILLETIQGGAGFIEPKDNFLQKVRKRCDEVGAMMIVDEIQPGFGRTGKLFGFQNYDVVPDIVVMGKGMGGGMPVGAFTASAEKMDLLTENPKLGHITTFGGHPVIASACLATLKELTETNLMQKTLEKEKLFRSLLVHPLITEIRGKGLMLAAMTKSAEITNQVILNCQAKGLILFWLLFEGCAIRITPPLTISEEEIKEGCAIILEVMDEILNNNEELN
- a CDS encoding OstA-like protein, translating into MKKLLFFISFCLVIGIAQDTQAQAPKKIIVENSDFSDVNEAEIPGALLLTGNVKINHDGVVLTCNKAYFFQKENYIKAFGNVQLVQGDTLFLNSKYAEYSGNVKKAFATGNAVMTSPDATLQTDTINFDRNVQEVFYNTKGTIVNKDNTLVSKSGRYYVTQKKFQFLTEVVLTNPKYVMKSNHLDYYSNSGHSYLFGPSTITSKTNYIYTENGFYDTKKNLAHFLRKSYIKYDDRRIEGDSLYYNRNTEFASATRNVKITDSINKGIVKGHYAELYKLKDSMFVTKRAVAINLVENDSVYIHGKKLMVTGKEGERIIRAFNNVRFFKIDMSGKCDSLHSNSKTALTKLIGKPILWNAESQITGDLMHLIGDNKTRKIDSLKVFNNTFLISKDTLGTGYNQVKGMNLIGKFRDGKLHDVDIIKNTEAIYYARNSANELVGIDKSVSSRINLIIENNRVENITLFKNVQSDSYPEDELAENDRKLKGFVWRGDERIKSKDDIFPPEENELNDKLVKEGKAEDAKPNVPMKIRKETLNYDKKKPAAKASKGTNKKAKK
- the ytxJ gene encoding bacillithiol system redox-active protein YtxJ, which codes for MSFFNSIFGSSENSEASKSKVNWTELTNILQLQEVEAISHEKPVVIFKHSTRCSISRMALKQFEREYDLENIVDAYFLDLIAHRDISNEIASKFGVYHESPQLILIKNGKAVYNVSHSDIDATALKNKI